A window of the Fusarium poae strain DAOMC 252244 chromosome 3, whole genome shotgun sequence genome harbors these coding sequences:
- a CDS encoding hypothetical protein (TransMembrane:2 (i21-44o70-90i)) encodes MKLLNRGKPNKNPFRDNSATLLISTLLLGVPLTIVLLHCAYQTYYKKGAHWSHHHDILDPVTHAHDPSSLLYAASYSGLVTTLNLSLAAYRDAPVKLETLATTDACGGSPSWLTLDWMNGVLYCTDEGIKDGKNGSLVSFATNENGTLAPLTKLSTALGPVSAVAYGQWDYGLAVAHYGGSAFTTWDIRDPSNITSLQVLEYSLPKPGPDPSRQEASHPHAAVLDPTKRFLLVPDLGADLIRVYSVDEDESLALSKLDPLVVAPGSGPRHLTFVVKETKTFMYLVTELANTVVGYEVVYGGGFIVFKEVWSSGIHGKGNDIPRGAAAAEIAVSPDREYLLISSRNENTLEIPSFDGGNTTSITSDSLVSFRIDGETGHLALQQDIACGGRFPRHFTINKAGTLVAVALQHDSRVIILERDVKTGMIGDFVAYAELEGEVTAVIFYE; translated from the exons ATGAAACTCCTCAACCGTGGGAAACCTAATAAAAACCCCTTTAGGGACAACAGCGCCACACTACTCATCTCAACATTGCTCCTCGGCGTGCCTCTTACGATAGTGCTTCTTCACTGCGCATATCAAACATATTATAAGAAAGGAGCCCATTGGAGCCACCATCATGATATACTTGACCCGGTGACACACGCTCACGACCCGAGTTCGTTGCTGTATGCTGCCTCTTACAGTGGACTCGTTACGACGCTGAACCTTTCGCTTGCCGCGTATCGGGATGCACCCGTCAAGCTTGAAACGCTGGCGACGACGGATGCTTGTGGTGGGAGTCCGTCGTGGCTCACACTTGATTGGATGAACGGTGTGCTCTATTGCACTGATGAAGGGATTAAGGATGGAAAGAATGGGTCGTTGGTATCCTTTGCAACGAATGAGAATGGCACTTTGGCACCTTTGACCAAGTTGTCTACGGCACTTGGCCCCGTGAGTGCTGTTGCTTATGGACAGTGGGACTATGGGTTGGCCGTGGCGCATTA CGGCGGTTCGGCATTTACTACTTGGGACATTCGAGACCCGTCCAATATTACCTCGCTGCAGGTCCTGGAATACAGCCTTCCGAAGCCAGGACCTGATCCATCAAGGCAGGAGGCGTCTCATCCCCACGCTGCAGTTCTCGACCCGACTAAACGGTTCCTTCTTGTTCCAGATCTAGGCGCGGATTTGATCCGTGTCTACAGcgttgatgaggatgaaagcTTGGCGTTGAGCAAGCTCGATCCTTTGGTTGTTGCTCCTGGGAGCGGACCTCGACATCTGACATTTGTAGTAAAAGAGACCAAGACGTTCATGTATCTCGTCACCGAATTGGCCAATACGGTCGTCGGATATGAGGTCGTATATGGCGGGGGTTTTATCGTTTTCAAGGAAGTATGGAGCAGTGGCATCCATGGCAAAGGAAACGATATCCCCCGAGGtgccgctgctgctgagatTGCCGTATCT CCAGATCGAGAGTAtcttctcatctcatccCGAAATGAGAACACCCTCGAAATACCCAGTTTTGATGGTGGCAACACCACCAGTATAACTTCAGATTCGCTTGTCAGTTTCAGGATTGACGGCGAGACTGGGCATCTGGCCTTGCAACAAGATATCGCATGCGGAGGTAGATTCCCGCGGCATTTTACTATCAACAAGGCCGGTACGTTAGTTGCGGTGGCACTCCAGCACGACAGCCGTGTCATTATTCTAGAGAGAGATGTCAAAACAGGAATGATTGGCGATTTCGTTGCTTATGCGGAGTTGGAGGGCGAGGTCACAGCCGTGATCTTCTATGAATGA